From the genome of Fibrobacter sp., one region includes:
- a CDS encoding penicillin-binding protein: PLMAVPSLALGSVGATLMEMTSAYTVFPNGGNRIEPYMIESIVDKNGETIEKNMKVEHEVLRAPSAYLMVDMLKDVNVRGTAARVWASGFTHPSGGKTGTTNDYTDAWYIGFTKQYTMGVWIGSDSPGTMGAGHTGTEDALPVWLAVMTELHKDLPRLPFPVPAGVSSRGICNYTGKVAGEFCSEKTYCLYTAGYAPTEVCDGNHFEVKTKSADDATLFSNKGAAESSTGPKKTRKMF; the protein is encoded by the coding sequence ACCGCTCATGGCGGTCCCGAGTCTCGCCCTGGGTTCCGTCGGCGCAACCCTCATGGAAATGACGTCCGCCTACACGGTGTTCCCCAACGGCGGTAACCGTATCGAGCCCTACATGATCGAATCCATCGTCGATAAGAATGGCGAGACCATCGAGAAAAACATGAAGGTGGAACACGAAGTGCTCCGGGCCCCCAGCGCCTACCTGATGGTGGACATGCTGAAAGACGTGAACGTGCGCGGAACGGCGGCAAGAGTCTGGGCCAGCGGCTTTACCCACCCCAGCGGCGGAAAGACGGGCACTACCAACGACTATACCGACGCCTGGTACATCGGCTTTACCAAGCAGTACACCATGGGCGTGTGGATTGGTTCCGACAGTCCGGGCACCATGGGCGCGGGTCACACCGGCACCGAAGACGCCCTGCCTGTTTGGCTTGCGGTAATGACCGAACTTCACAAGGACCTTCCGAGACTTCCCTTCCCCGTGCCTGCAGGCGTTTCCAGCAGGGGCATCTGCAACTACACCGGCAAGGTGGCCGGAGAGTTCTGTTCCGAAAAGACCTACTGCCTCTACACCGCAGGTTACGCCCCTACCGAAGTCTGCGACGGCAACCATTTCGAAGTCAAGACGAAGTCCGCCGACGACGCCACCCTCTTCAGCAACAAGGGTGCAGCGGAGTCCTCTACCGGGCCTAAAAAGACCCGGAAAATGTTCTAG
- the rlmN gene encoding 23S rRNA (adenine(2503)-C(2))-methyltransferase RlmN, with protein MDWPHNIKTLTGDELKAWLREQDEKPFRADQIQKWLFCQQVKTYDEMVNISPALREKLAAKFSLRALTEETRMESVDGTVKWLFRTHDNHHIETVMIPSNGRFSVCVSTQVGCAMNCAFCRTAKMGFTRNLEAGEILEEIINVNWFLKDSGTLDADGKIAQVTNIIFMGMGEPLNNLENVHRVCCTLHNQSLFNMGSKRMTVSTSGVVPKIKELVDRNTPCCLAVSLNSTNNEYRSSVMPVNKTWPIEKLLEAVDEYIRRTDNYVTFEFVLIKDITCTPKAAKELIRICAPRRVKVNAIVLNDGDDPTLHAPSPEEVEDFLAKVRAAEIQITIRNPRGRDILAACGQLAYKKDGKTC; from the coding sequence ATGGATTGGCCGCACAACATAAAGACCCTTACGGGCGACGAGCTCAAGGCTTGGCTTCGCGAACAAGACGAGAAGCCCTTCCGTGCCGACCAAATCCAGAAATGGCTTTTTTGCCAGCAGGTCAAGACCTACGACGAGATGGTGAACATCTCCCCCGCCCTCCGCGAAAAGCTGGCCGCCAAGTTCAGCCTCCGGGCCCTTACCGAAGAGACCCGCATGGAATCCGTCGATGGCACCGTCAAGTGGCTTTTCAGGACCCACGACAACCACCACATCGAAACGGTGATGATTCCCTCCAACGGACGGTTCTCGGTATGCGTTTCCACCCAGGTGGGCTGCGCCATGAACTGCGCCTTCTGCCGCACCGCCAAGATGGGCTTCACCCGTAACCTGGAAGCTGGCGAAATCCTGGAAGAGATCATCAACGTGAACTGGTTCCTGAAAGATTCCGGCACTCTCGATGCCGACGGGAAAATCGCCCAGGTCACCAACATCATCTTCATGGGCATGGGTGAACCGCTGAACAACCTCGAAAACGTGCACCGGGTCTGCTGCACGCTCCACAACCAGAGCCTGTTCAACATGGGCTCCAAGCGCATGACGGTAAGCACCAGCGGCGTAGTGCCCAAGATCAAGGAACTGGTGGACCGGAACACCCCCTGCTGCCTTGCGGTAAGCCTGAACAGCACCAACAACGAATACCGCTCCTCCGTGATGCCGGTCAACAAGACCTGGCCCATCGAAAAGCTTTTGGAAGCGGTGGACGAATACATCCGCCGCACCGACAACTACGTAACTTTCGAATTCGTCCTCATCAAGGACATCACCTGCACCCCCAAGGCCGCCAAAGAACTTATCCGCATTTGCGCCCCCCGCCGGGTGAAGGTGAACGCCATCGTGCTTAACGACGGTGACGACCCCACACTGCACGCGCCCAGCCCCGAAGAAGTGGAAGACTTCCTTGCCAAGGTGCGTGCCGCCGAAATTCAAATAACGATCCGCAATCCGAGGGGCCGGGACATCTTGGCCGCCTGCGGACAACTCGCGTACAAAAAGGATGGTAAAACATGTTAA
- a CDS encoding methyltransferase: protein MLTQNLPEFWDNLYMDGKDYWNFKKATPALLEFFKNPSCPATGSVLIPGAGFGYDAEAWANKGHDVLAVDFAPTAVDELDHLSRKYKNLRSLDLDLFTLSPKDPKRGGQLFDIVYDYGTFSAIHPGRRDEFFEVCYKMLKDDGLFICLMYPLMNGKTLQGPPHCTSEGELMARLDGVFDIVERIKPVNSIPGREGKEEFWLMKKVI, encoded by the coding sequence ATGTTAACGCAGAACCTCCCCGAATTCTGGGACAACCTCTACATGGACGGAAAGGATTACTGGAATTTCAAGAAGGCGACACCCGCCCTCCTGGAATTCTTCAAGAACCCTTCCTGCCCCGCTACCGGCTCGGTCCTGATTCCTGGAGCGGGTTTCGGCTACGATGCCGAAGCCTGGGCTAATAAAGGTCACGACGTGCTGGCTGTAGATTTCGCACCTACCGCCGTAGATGAACTGGACCACCTGAGCCGCAAGTACAAGAACCTCCGCTCTTTGGACCTGGACCTGTTCACCCTCTCGCCCAAAGACCCCAAGCGTGGCGGCCAGCTGTTCGACATCGTCTATGACTACGGCACCTTCTCGGCAATCCACCCGGGCCGCCGCGACGAATTTTTTGAAGTCTGCTACAAGATGCTCAAGGACGACGGCCTGTTCATCTGCCTCATGTACCCCCTCATGAACGGAAAGACCCTGCAGGGGCCTCCCCACTGCACTAGCGAAGGCGAACTCATGGCCCGCCTGGACGGCGTGTTCGACATCGTGGAACGCATCAAGCCCGTAAACAGCATTCCTGGCCGCGAAGGCAAGGAAGAATTCTGGCTCATGAAAAAGGTCATTTAA
- a CDS encoding YchJ family protein, with amino-acid sequence MAQDLCPCGSGKEYSECCEPIIKGTALAQSPEALMRSRYTAYAKHEIKWLKDSLEATQRSDFDEPSVEAWSRDSEWLGIEIKQTKTEEEKNIGWVEFIARFKQGNITRNHHELGEFHKVGGAWFFYDGRAVKQETVHKEGPDVGRNDPCPCGSGKKYKKCCGANK; translated from the coding sequence ATGGCACAAGATTTATGTCCCTGCGGATCTGGCAAAGAATACTCTGAATGCTGTGAACCCATCATCAAGGGAACAGCCCTCGCCCAGAGCCCCGAAGCCCTGATGCGTTCCCGTTACACCGCCTATGCCAAGCACGAAATCAAGTGGCTCAAGGACTCCCTGGAAGCCACCCAGCGCAGCGACTTCGACGAACCCAGCGTAGAAGCCTGGAGCCGCGATTCCGAATGGCTCGGCATCGAAATCAAGCAGACCAAGACCGAAGAAGAAAAGAACATCGGCTGGGTGGAATTCATCGCACGCTTCAAGCAAGGAAACATCACCCGCAACCACCACGAACTGGGCGAGTTCCACAAGGTAGGCGGAGCCTGGTTCTTCTACGATGGCCGTGCCGTCAAGCAAGAAACCGTCCACAAGGAAGGCCCGGACGTTGGCCGCAACGACCCCTGCCCCTGCGGTTCCGGCAAGAAGTACAAGAAGTGCTGCGGAGCGAATAAGTAA
- the argC gene encoding N-acetyl-gamma-glutamyl-phosphate reductase — MFKVFVDGEAGTTGLQIYERLAKRNDVEVLRIAPELRKDTAERKRLINESDVTFLCLPDAAAIESAALCENPNTCVIDASTAHRVNPAWTYGMPELSAAQREAIAKAKRIANPGCHASGFILGVHPLIAAGILPKSANLAAYSITGYSGGGKKLIAEYEEAAALAHAAGESKAIMAPAPYALALAHKHLPEMKKYCELENTPFFNPVLGPYYKGMAVTVAIFANELTKKVGPEGLTEILAKHYEGCRFVKVMPYEAAPVLFNGRLDATVCNDTNNARIQVFGNENVMQVTTIIDNLGKGASGAAIQNMNIALGLDEGISLV; from the coding sequence ATGTTCAAAGTTTTCGTAGATGGTGAAGCAGGAACCACAGGCCTGCAGATTTATGAGAGACTCGCAAAGCGTAACGATGTCGAAGTGCTGCGCATTGCCCCCGAACTCCGCAAGGATACTGCCGAACGCAAGAGACTCATCAACGAGTCCGACGTGACGTTCCTGTGTCTGCCCGACGCTGCCGCCATCGAAAGCGCCGCCCTCTGCGAAAACCCGAACACTTGCGTCATAGACGCCTCTACGGCCCACCGCGTGAACCCCGCCTGGACCTACGGCATGCCGGAACTCTCCGCAGCCCAGCGCGAAGCCATCGCGAAGGCCAAGCGTATCGCGAACCCCGGCTGTCACGCCTCCGGATTCATTCTCGGCGTGCACCCGCTGATCGCCGCAGGAATCCTCCCGAAGAGCGCGAACCTCGCCGCCTACAGCATTACCGGCTATTCCGGCGGCGGCAAGAAACTCATTGCCGAATACGAAGAGGCTGCGGCACTTGCACACGCTGCCGGCGAATCGAAGGCCATCATGGCTCCGGCCCCGTACGCGCTTGCGCTCGCCCACAAGCACCTCCCCGAGATGAAAAAATACTGCGAACTTGAAAACACGCCGTTCTTCAATCCGGTGCTTGGGCCATACTACAAGGGCATGGCCGTGACCGTCGCCATCTTTGCAAACGAACTCACCAAGAAGGTGGGTCCAGAAGGCCTTACCGAAATTTTGGCGAAGCACTACGAAGGCTGCCGCTTTGTGAAGGTGATGCCCTACGAAGCCGCCCCCGTGCTGTTCAACGGCCGCCTGGACGCCACCGTCTGTAACGATACGAACAACGCCCGCATCCAGGTTTTCGGCAACGAGAACGTGATGCAGGTAACGACGATTATCGACAATCTGGGCAAGGGTGCCAGCGGCGCCGCCATCCAGAACATGAATATCGCCCTCGGGCTGGACGAAGGGATTAGTTTGGTTTAA